TTCTGAGTTAACACAAATCTTGTGCGATGTCCTAACTACTGGAATAATCACACGTGCTGTCACTGCGTCATGATAGGTGCGCATTatattttcttgcttttttgtCCTTTGCCAATCACACCTATGAATCAGAGGaaggttaaaggattagttcaccccaaaatgaaaatttcctaatcatttactcaccccaatgccatccaagatattCACGTCTTTCTTTATTCAATAGAAAATAagtttgaggaaaacatttcaggatttttttttaatttaatggacTTCAAATGGCAACtaactcagttggttgctattgtttcctcaaaaaacttaatttcttttccactgaagaaagaaagaaattttcgttttgaggtgaactaatcctttaagtttaaaataaaaatgtttaaatgtaatatatttttctcctggtccttattttaaataggtcataaaaatatcaataattatcgatATCAACCAATATGAAACACTTATATTGTGATACAGTTTtcagccatatcgcccagcccaattacataacattttaaataggggTGTCAAAATTTATCGTTTCTACGATGCAGATGAGGACGATACGGTATCGGTTCAGTAATAGACCATAACCGATTATAATGTACTGACACTTTTCTGACGTCATTTGTCGCGGTAGCATACAATGGCAGAGGGAGGCGAGACGCGAGTGCGAGTAATTAAAGATGCTCCAACTACTTTTAAAGCCTACATCTGGGCACATTTCAGCTTTTATGAACAACCTGGTAAGCACATCCTGAAGAAGACGCACTTTGTGCACTCATGTCACGCACAAATAGAATATGCAGGAGGTAATACCACTAACTTGATAAACCACGTTAGCCGTTTTCACCCCGAGCTGTTAACGCCTGGCAGAGTCTGATTGCTTTTAGAGATGCACGGACGAGCTCCAACGCTGAATCCACAGCCAAAAATAAATCATCCACCCGCCCCAACAATTTTCTCTGACTTAAGTATCCGCACCCGATGGTCAAATTACTATTATTCTGTGTTGTTATGCGTGATTATAAATGGATGATAGTTACCTTCAACAGCGGACTCAGCGACGGTTGATGCGTGCATCTTTAATGGTAACATAATACACCGATTAATAAACGctgcttttaaatgaatatttctttaaaacaatttatatgacagatttttcttttcttaatggCATAAACAAGCTTTACTCCCAACTGGAATGTCACTGTTTCAACAGGCgagcacacacacgcgcactcatcacttttgaagaaaaatgtcaaattgaGTATGCGGTGCATCGCGATGCATTGTGATATCGAATTGAACTGAATCGATGACATGATAATCgtaatcgaaccgaaccgtgagacCAGTGTCAGTTCACACCCCTAATTTTAAAGGGAGAAGTTGATTTTGAACAGCTTTTCAATTGTCAATTTGCTTTTACACTGTAATCAAactatttaagataaaaaataccTCTGAACAAACTCCAGTGTTGTGCTGGCTTCCACCTGATACTCTAGGTTGAATACATAGTAACAGGCGAAGAGAGCGGCCAAGGCAGTGGTGAAGTCTGCCATGTGAGCACCAGGTGGGATTACGACCCTCCCCTCGATCGACAGCATCCATTTTTTTGCAGTCAGGATTGTCTCTCCTTAGTAAAGACAAGAGTCatcacaaattatatttcatagtaATACATTCTATAAAAGATTTTCTCCacataaattattgtaaaaacagGGCAGGGAGCATACATATCTTCGAAGcaatgcattaaagggttagttcagccaaaaatgaaaattatgtcattaatgactcaccctcatgtcgttccaaacccataagacctccttttattttcggaacacagtttaagatattttaggtttagtccgagagctctcagtccctccattgaagctgtgtgtacggtctactgtccatgtccagaaaggtaataaaaacatcatcaaagtagcccatgtgacatcagagggtccgttagaattttttgaagcatcgaaaatacattttggtccaaaaatagcaaaaactatgactttattcaggattgtcttctcttccgtgtctgttgtgaacgCGACTGTTGACgtacgacgctgctgacgtgttttctggtgcaaccaataacaaagaaaacacgtcagcagcattgTACGTCAGGggcgtcactgcagtgttgtgaacgcgctcacaacagacccggaagagaagaaaatgctgaataaagtcgtaatttttgttatttttgtagcaaaatgtatattcgatgcttcaacaaattctaacggaccctctgatgtcacatggactactttgatgatgtttttattacctctcTGGACGtgaacagtataccgtacatacattctcaatggagggtcagaaagctctcggactaaacctaaaatatcttaaactgtgtgaagaggtcttacgggtttggaatgacatgtgggtgagtcattaatgacataatttttatttttggctgaactaaccctttaaaggaacactccttttttttgaaatagggcttattcacattatttcctacatttagataggtgggcaaatgcatttttgtgtcagtgcatgcattgttttagtttgactgggtcggcgttagcttagcttagcacaatgaatggaattgCTTTGGAATggctttgttgccagctagcatggcctgagtaaaagtgatcaaaaaaaaaaaaaaaaaaacccacctaattacttcttgtggcctgcgtattcacaacgagtacaaatagcgatccagattaacactaggcgatttcctaggcagatattgacttgggactatattatggggaagcacaggcgaagcactgctgcttaggcgaagcactgctacttcggcgcagagatatcacgcaacacatgaaatcccacgacttccgtcaacataccggcatgaatagtagctgcctggctattttccttacagtacacgaatggcgatgaacatggctgattttgagagagacgaagagggtgacttctcagacagtcaagaaccagaaccatacctatttgaaccagagtttacagaagacgagctgcatGCTTTGGAAAtagacaggaggaggaggttgcgatcgctcaacagcctgaggacgtgaggatgagagccaacatgaactggtggtgtgaatgtgggggaatatgccaatctatgccgacggaaatagagtgtctgtgctgtagagagtgggacatgtttttgccattgatgaccaggctcaacacgtcagatcaagatgagcgtgcccgaaattgtgtcacatctacagaggatttcacggcgctgatccattctgcagtactctattttttttccggtgtgacaaagtgaactggaaaaaacgccccacgccgaatggaccaaatggacagctgtccacaaagtaagtgattattttaatcatgacgcatgtatagatcgacccatattatacctgtattcacatagagctgatgttttcatgtgttgcgtgatatctctgccccgaagtagcagtgcttcgcctaagcagcagtgcttcggctgtgcttccccataatatagtcccaagtcaatatctgcctaggaaatcgcctagtgttaatctggatcgctatttgtactcgttgtgaatacgcaggccacaagaagtaattaggtgggttttttaaaaaattttgatcacttttactcaggccatgctagctggcaacaaaggattccattcattgtgctaagctaagctaacgccgacccagtcaaactaaaacaatgcatgcactgacacaaaaatgcatttgcccacctatctaaatgcaggaaataatgtgaataagccctatttcaaaaaacggtggagtgttcctttaaaggattagttcacctcaaaatgaaaatttcctaataatttactcaccccaatgccatccaagatatccatgtctttctttcctcagtggaagagaaattaagtctgattaaaacatttctggatttttcttCGAATAATGGACTTCAATTGTAACCAACGTTTTGAAGTCTAAATCAATGCAGTTTCAAAGATCTTTGAAGTGCTTCAACGGGCTGTGCAGGATCCCAGCTGAGGATTagggtcttatctagcgaaatgtttggtcattttctaaaaaaaaaaattataataatttatatactttttaactacAATTGTTAGGATTGAGCTGGGAACTACATGTCGAAAGGTTGCGCTCGATATCGCCGGTGGAAATACACAAAGATGGCCGGCGAAATGGAGCGCGACCTTTCGATGTGATGATGTAGTTCCCAGCTCAATCCTAACAATTGAACTGCATTGATTTGGACTTCAAAACGTTGGTTACAATTGAAGTCCATTATTCAaagaaaaatccagaaatgttttcctcagacttaatttctcttccactgaggaaagaaagagatggatatcttggatggcattggggtGAGAGTTAattattaggaaattttcattttgaggtgaactaatcctttaagcagCAATAACTGGTTTGGTGATAGAAAAACTATGAGTGATACAGGCATAGCAAGCAATCTGAAATAGCAATCACGACATTATAGGTGGCTACTAAAGATGAGAGATTACTCCACATAACTTAAATTTGGAGTGACTGTGCTGTTACTGACTGGTGCAGAAGCAGAGAATGACACAACACACATTCACTAGTGTTTTCCAGAAACTTTGCTTTGCTTGTGCCCTATACATTCAAAGGATTCGTTAACATTGAATGTGAAACTTACCAAGTATGATGATCCTTGGAGTGACTGGGAGAGACAGCTGGGCCTCTGCGTCTGCGGGAGTGGTAGTCTCCTATGCCAGCAAAGATAAGAGTTACTTGAAACAAGGTAGACTGTATATTATCTCTAGGATAgaaaaagctttttgaaatttgTTAATAAGGAAGCAATGAGCaatggtcctttttttttttgctctgaagGTTTGTGAAAGGTTTACACAAAAAATTAACTAAGTACCACAATATCTTTATCAATTACAACACTACATCAATTTTctcttaattaaaatattgtgctCACAGTGGACAACAGTGACTTTACCCAGCATTTACCCAGGAATTGAGATAGAAGCTTGCACCATGTGGGTTATATTGTGAGGTGAGGTCTATCAAGGAAAAAGTGCTCAACCACCAATAACATAAACCTGACACAAACCTGTATTTACTTGAAAAACTGGAGGTTCGTCAACCTGCATTAACaatttgagggggggggggggggttcactcTAATCAGGGAAAATGATTCTTCCACAATAAATGTGACAATTAATTGTTGAAAACtccaaataaaagatttaaataattaaggAACTTACATCAGCAATGAGAAAAAGTGACTCCTCTTGCTCTTTGAAGTGTGCCAACATCACAAGCATCGCTGCTAGGCCATCAGATCCTTCTCGGTCCTTCTTTATGGCTTCCTTCAGAACAGCTCTTACTTCTTTCCTCCACTTTGTAATCTGACTACTGAAGAAATCCAGGAGTCTTTTACCCTTTTTGTCCATATCTTCATTCAGTCTTGTGTATAGTTCAACATTGGTGAGAGTGGTGAAGTGTGACAATAAAAACTTCTGTGAAAAGAGAAATGGCCACTCTTTACCCACATTCAGAATGCTTGGGGAAGGCTTTGCGTTGATGTATTCCCGCTGTTTGGCATAAGTGATTGCCATTAGGTCTTCTACCCTTCCTCTCTCAGCGCCCTTTAGTCCCTCTCGGCTGAATATATCAATCATCTCAAGCTTCTTTTCCTCTAATGATGCTGATGTTTCCCCATCTGGATAGTCCGCTGGCTGCCAACGAACACACCCATAACTGTCGATTCTTGCACATGTAGCTACTGCTGGCTGGTCATCATCACCATCCTCATCATCTCTCTGGGTGCGTTTGTGCTTCCTCAGACGGGAAAGAGAGTTGCCTCGATTCAAATATTCTACTCTGGTTTTGAGCTGATTTATAACGCTGAAATACCCACATCCAATTAGCTCCCCCTCTTCATTTTTGTCTAAaaagctatttggatatttttgagTTATAGCTTTAGCCACTACCACACACTCTCTGCGAGTAGGGTTCAAGGAACGCTCTCTCATCGCATCAACAGTGACTTTTATCAAGTGTCTGCGGTCATCCGGAGCTGGCCTCTCACCAGCATCTACTGCTCTTCTAAGAGTCAGCCTCACTTTGTTCCATGGCACCTCAAAACTGTTCACCCATGCAGAGATGGGACTTATAGATGATATGGGGCATGTGCTGGAATAGGCAACTGACAGTGGCTCAGACGATGAAGGGCTCAGCTGGGGATTTGAAGGACCTGCATTACACACTGTGAAAGCACAGAATAGTCAGGTGAAAATAAGGtttgacccaaaaaaaaaaaaatctaacaaaagtTTTCTTAGTGGTTTACAATAGTATCAGATGtacttaaactaaaacttaaaaaaaaaaaaaaaaaatcaaaatggtggCCGTCAAGTCCTTATAGGTGGGTCAATATAGGGTTAAACCaacaaaatttatataaaatgttttttgtttgtttttttggattcTGGTACAGTTCTAATatacaaactataaaaaatactaaataacagactacaatgtatttaaatgtgacCTTGGGAAAAGGGTCATTTCAAAAATGGTTGCCATGGCTTCATCTCAATTACTAATCAGCCTAGATGGGTGATTTGAGGTCAACTGATGGcaaacaagaaaattattttacatgttaacATTGATATATTTTTGATGATGTGCTTTTTTCCAGCCGCATTGCAGGTGTATGTTAAAatcaatgtgtttaaaaaaagagcaaatgcAATGCATGACTATGGGATCTGCATGGATGGGGGAATATGGgcaatattttaaatgctgttttcaaTTGCAATGCGACCACTATCCTTCTGTACTGTATTGCACTGTTCTTACATACTTGGGCCTATAATCAAGTGATTAGGCTCTTTGGAAAGTTGTGGGTCTGTAGTTTTGCGTGGAATAACTGTATCTAGTGCAGAGACAGCATTGCAGAGGCaagaatatagtttttatttttcccttatataccatctttttttttttttaagcaaatttgGCTTTATATGCTGCCATTAGCAAACAGCAAACTGCACATCCAGAAGGGCATCTATTGCCGCGGGGGATTTCAATAATTCTAACCTCAATCTGTACTCCTCAAGTTCTATCAACATGTCACCTGCCTGACCAAAGGGGACAGAATCTTGGACCAGGTATACACTAACATCCACatataacaacttttttttttattttttacaaaattatgatTGAATGATTGcggatttatttagttattaattgTAGCGGATCAACTAATATATGTTAATTAAAAGAACTAATCTCACCTTTCAAGGAATGAATAATTtttctgcactgaatgggtgtGAGCAGATGTTTGATGTCATCTTCTTGAATAAACTGCAGATCATCTGGTCCTTCAACACCTACTTTCACCAACTCATTGACTAAAGTTTCAAGCTTTGCTTCATCTAGCTGTGGTAGCACGGCCTGTATTGCCTTCTCAATGGAGTCCATTACTCATTCTTCTGAAACACAGAATGATGCAGAGCAACAAGATTAAGACCAAATTGATTATATACAGAAAGAGGGTAATAATCTGCAAGATTCTCTACAGTCAAACACTGATATTGTGCTTCTGAGTTGCTTTGTAAGCAATAAACACCAAGATCCACAACAGGCACAGACTGATACTGCTGGACAACAAAATGTACGTTTGCCTCGTTTACCAGTATCAACAGTATTTTCCCAAGTAGATACCCTGTGTCATTTTGGTCCACTACAACAGTCATGCCTCTTTTGTACAGAGTGCCTTTGAAAGTGACAGAGGGTGTTTCAGTAGTGTCTTCTGGGCAGAGACCCTTGAGACTGATAGCTCTCTGAATGCCAACCTGGTACAGTTGGTCATCGAATTTACTTGGTTGGCCCATTTGCAGAGTTGGAGGAAATAAGTTACCAGCATGTAAATATGCTTGTAGCAACTGGTGTCTTTCTGCTAAGGTACTGCAGAGGTTTTTAAAGTTATGCAGTTTCCTTGCACACTGCTTAAAATATGAGTGCTTGCTTTCAAAGCGCAATGTCCACAACCTAATGAGGGGACCAAACTGAAGAATGAGTTCTGGGTAATGGACAAGATAGTGGTGTTTGGGTTTAAGTGTCTTTTCTGGGAATGTGGCAGTTCTTAGCTGGATGTATTCCTCAATGAGAATCTTAAGGTATGCTACTTGGTTGGTATGGATCTTGGGTGCACATATCAAATCCACAATTTCTCTGAGCTTTAAGCACAACTGCCACACCTCATCATCAAGTGGATTTTTGATTCGGTCTCCAACCAGAATAGGAAAGAGACGTAAGAGGCACCAGTTTTGAGCAGCATGTCCTCCCAGCTTCTCCGCATTAGTTTTAACCTCACATGGCTTGTTATTTGCATCACTGCCTAGGTATGTGAACTGTGATATAGTCCGATTCAGTTGACCATAGGTAAAGTGTTTGCCCACTGTCACTAAGTGCTTAATGTACATAGCAAGATCAAATGAAACAACCCCTTCAAACAGGTCATGACCCAGGcacggagggagccctggctggcaaacatgaaaatatttcaaCTGATTGAAAATTGAGTCAAATTTTACTCCACTGTTCATCTCCTGGTCTGCCAGGTCTGCCACACTATTTTTGTAACTCTCTATGGTTCTTTTAGGACCAGATTTGCAGGGATCTGTTTGAAAAGACACTCTGTCGATGACACAGTACCGGCAAAAATGTGTGCTTTTACTGAAGTTTTCAGTAAACCCGCCAATACTGTGTGACCCCAGATTATCTCCAGTAATGGCAATCACAGAGCCTTTTATTTTCTCCTCAGCACCATATTCAATTCCATTTTCCTCCATTTCTTTTAAGTCACTGACTAAAGTGGAGAACACTTTTTCTTGTCCAAAAAATTGGAAATCCTCCTCTCTGCACAACATAACAAGTTGCATTGGATCAATGGAAGACCTGTTGTGTGGTGCAATCTCTGCAAGTGTCATGTACATGGccagtattttgtgtttttttctgccTGAGCCCAGTGGGTTCGCAACTTCGAAAGAATCCTGATACAAGATGAGAGACAATGAAGATGGTGAATCTCGTAAAAGTATATTCTCTTTAAAGTTTCTACCATCTCTCACATCTTCCAGAACATCAGGATTTGTTTCTGTGTCAGCTTTAGCTTGGGCATACTGTTCTTTAACAGAGTTCTGAGAGAGGAGTGATTTAACTGTATCCTTGATGGGCACGTACTGGTAGAACCTCTCTTTGCCTTTAGCATCAATGCCCAAATAAGTCTTGACTGGCTCAACATAGCTAAATCTGCTCTTAAagaaggttttacgggtttgatcTGTTCTAAACACTCCTTCGTTGCACATTTTCAGAAGGTTATCTTTTGAGAGATTATCAAGGAGCCTCTTAATATCACTTTCAGGGACATTCAGATTTGTTAACTCTTCATGCATCCTAGACAATAGATGAGTCAAACCAGTGTTGTGTACCTCTTGTATTTCCTCTATTAAGGTCTGAATTGTACTGGCTGGTAACAGCATTTTAGCCTGCATTCGGAGATAAAACATGGCCAGATTGTTCATAAAATCATCTGTGTCCACTTCATCTTCTGTGTTGTCATTATCATCGTCAAAAGTGGTCTCAAAAGTGTGATCTAGTTCACTGTCTGATGACATGGAGGCACAGGTGATGTTAGTACTAGCAGCACTGGTAGAACTTTGGCTAATACGTGGAGAAGTAGATATACTCTTGTGTTTCCGATTCAAGTGCGAGGCAAAGGTTGAACGGACACGgaaatgttttaaacaattaatataaGGGCATGACACTTTTGTGCCATATTTAATATGCCACTGAAGATGTTCATGTAAGCTTGGAAAATTTGCTGACACATAGTTACAACCTTCAACAGAGCAAGCCAAATCAACTCCATCAATGTTCCTTTTAAGTACTGGTTTAGCGGTCTTCTTGTGAAAACGGTACATGTGGCTCTGAACGGCACCACGAGTCACAAAAGTGGCAAAGCATTTTGCTACGCCACATGGAAATCTAAAGTTAGCTAGATTTCTGTGTATGCTCAAATGACGAACAAATGCAGTAATTGAAGCTGTGGTGAAATTACAGTGCTTGCACGAGTAATTCATCTTGATGGAAAGCTAACTAATTTTACTCCTAGCGCTAGCTGTATACACTTGGCTTTCCACAGCCTGACAAGGGTGTGGCACTGAActttctatttttccttttttttatttttattttttgctctaaGTAGTGATGGTAGAGTTACTTACTGATTTTCTGGAAGTCCCGATAAGCAGTCTGTGAAGGATCCGCGATTCCAAGATGGAAACTCCGGCAGAGGCCACGGGTGGGAAAAATACATTAACGTTAAAGCCTGTGAAAACGTCTCCGTCGGAGCTCTCACGGAAACGTTTTCGCTGAATTCCTCTCAGGCAAAAAGTGAAAGATATCAACACAAAgacgaaaacaaaataaataactttacaaCCACAAGACAAATCCGTGTATAAAGAAACGTAAATTTGAGTAATAGTCTGTTATTAACGGAGCTTAACGTTAACGGCTGCGAAGACGTCTCCGTCGGAGCTCTCACGGAAACGTTTTTGCTGAATTCCTCTCAGGCAAAAAGTTAAAGAAATCAACACAAAgacgaaaacaaaataaataacgtTACAAGACAAAACCGGGTGTAAAGAAACTTAGATTTGAGAATTAACGGAACTTGTCTGTCACTGACGACGAGTCAGAAATTCAAGTGCTGCTGCCTCTTTCGCGCTTTTTTCCCCCACAGATACTAGATCGTTCTAGACTGGGTAAACTCCGCCCACTCTGGCGCTTTGATTTCGCCAAACAGCTCTGGAAACTTGCACCTTTATCTCTCCTGCTTccgaaggaaaaaaaatatatataacactgatgtttgtaaaataaaaatcccatggTACGTATTTATGAGTTAACCAGACAGCCCCAATTTTGGGAAGTAATGCACATGACATAgcctacccaaaataaaaaggctgCTGCTCATAAGTCATTCTGAATAGACACATAACCTACATATATTTACAAAGCTTGAGAGTTTTGGCTCAAGTTcaaaactcaaaattaatcaGATGTTATTAATATTGAGATATACaagctcaaaaataaaaacaacaaatattaagattatatttattaaatgtataaaatattaatatttaaatattaatatacataattatgtGAATATACTATT
The sequence above is drawn from the Carassius auratus strain Wakin chromosome 5, ASM336829v1, whole genome shotgun sequence genome and encodes:
- the LOC113075991 gene encoding uncharacterized protein LOC113075991 isoform X1 — translated: MDSIEKAIQAVLPQLDEAKLETLVNELVKVGVEGPDDLQFIQEDDIKHLLTPIQCRKIIHSLKVCNAGPSNPQLSPSSSEPLSVAYSSTCPISSISPISAWVNSFEVPWNKVRLTLRRAVDAGERPAPDDRRHLIKVTVDAMRERSLNPTRRECVVVAKAITQKYPNSFLDKNEEGELIGCGYFSVINQLKTRVEYLNRGNSLSRLRKHKRTQRDDEDGDDDQPAVATCARIDSYGCVRWQPADYPDGETSASLEEKKLEMIDIFSREGLKGAERGRVEDLMAITYAKQREYINAKPSPSILNVGKEWPFLFSQKFLLSHFTTLTNVELYTRLNEDMDKKGKRLLDFFSSQITKWRKEVRAVLKEAIKKDREGSDGLAAMLVMLAHFKEQEESLFLIADETTTPADAEAQLSLPVTPRIIILGETILTAKKWMLSIEGRVVIPPGAHMADFTTALAALFACYYVFNLEYQVEASTTLEFVQRFLVRINPDSNKCTAKEQMSKTTGRVVKRKTSYMNPHVISFIRDFTEFYLLTD
- the LOC113075991 gene encoding uncharacterized protein LOC113075991 isoform X2, whose amino-acid sequence is MDSIEKAIQAVLPQLDEAKLETLVNELVKVGVEGPDDLQFIQEDDIKHLLTPIQCRKIIHSLKVCNAGPSNPQLSPSSSEPLSVAYSSTCPISSISPISAWVNSFEVPWNKVRLTLRRAVDAGERPAPDDRRHLIKVTVDAMRERSLNPTRRECVVVAKAITQKYPNSFLDKNEEGELIGCGYFSVINQLKTRVEYLNRGNSLSRLRKHKRTQRDDEDGDDDQPAVATCARIDSYGCVRWQPADYPDGETSASLEEKKLEMIDIFSREGLKGAERGRVEDLMAITYAKQREYINAKPSPSILNVGKEWPFLFSQKFLLSHFTTLTNVELYTRLNEDMDKKGKRLLDFFSSQITKWRKEVRAVLKEAIKKDREGSDGLAAMLVMLAHFKEQEESLFLIADETTTPADAEAQLSLPVTPRIIILGETILTAKKWMLSIEGRVVIPPGAHMADFTTALAALFACYYVFNLEYQVEASTTLEFVQRAPTRILGLQGQGMQEAIVAGEVYFPFCFKCSCKC